The Deltaproteobacteria bacterium DNA window CCGCGTGCGCAATGCAACCGAACGGTTCCTGCACGGCGTTACCGCAATCCGCACGCTCACAGTGCTGCAAGACTCGCAGTGGCTGGCAAGTGCCAGCGAGGCCTACGAGGCCACGCGCGCGCTTTCCCCGGAGGAGCCGAGCCTGCTCTACTACCGCGAGCGCGAGGCGCTCCCCTACTTCATGGCCGAGGCCCTGGCAGCCGCCGGTGAGTACGAGAAAGCTCGCGCCTTGTATGCCGAAGTGTTCGCACGGCACGGGGTCGGGCGCTGGAACGGACAAGCGGAAGCGGCGTGGCGGCGCACGGATAAGATCGTGCGCGCCACCGGCGGCATCACGCCGCACGGCCTCGGCCGCAAGATCGCCGCGCAGCCCTCGCTCAGCCGAGCGCAGTTGGCCGCGGTGCTGGTCGAGGAGCTGGAGCTGGGCAAGATCCTCGACGAACGCGTTGGTACAGCGCGTGGCACTCGGCGCGCTGCGCCGGCCGACGTGCGCGAGCATCCCTATCGGGACCAGATCGTCACCGTGCTGGGGTGGGAGGTGCGCGGGATCGAATTGGTTTACGACGCCGCAGCCCAGGCTTACCTGTTTCAACCCGAGGCGGCGGTGCGGCGCAAGGAGCTGGCGATCGTGCTCGAAGATCTTCTCATTCGCATCACCGGCGACCAGAGCATCGCCCGGGCGTTTGTCGGCCAAGAGCAGCCCCTGTTCAGCGATGTGCAACCGACCGCAGCCTGGTACAACGCCTGCGCGACCGCGGTCTCCCGCGGTTTGTTGGAAGGTGACCTGCGCGGGGCTTTTCGGCCCGACGACGAGGTTGAGGGCGCCGATGCGCTGCTGGCGTTGCGCGCGCTCGGCCAGAAGATAACCCGCAAGTGACGGGTGAAGAAGGGGGTACACGATGAAGACGCGATTGCTGTCGATTCTCGCGCTGGCTCTGTCGGCGGTGGCCGTGCGCGCGGTTTCCGAAGGTCCGCCTGTTCCCAAGGAGGTACGGGAAGTGGCGCAGGTGTTCACCGAACGCATGATGGTGGTGAAGGGTGAAGGTGCGGCGCCGTCGGATCGGCCGTTGGGGGGCGGGCAAAAGCGGCTGCTGGCACAACGCGCCGCCAAGGTGGTGGCGCTGCGCGAATTAGCGGAAACGCTGGCCGGCGTACGCGTTGCCGGCGACACCAGCGTCCAAGATGCCGCCGCCCGTAGTGATCAGATTCGCACGGCGGTGGATGGCATGGTGAAGGGGGCCGAGACGGTTTACGAAGGTTACGACGAGCGCGCTGAGATCGCCACGGTCTACCTGCGGCTCAATCTCGACGGCCCGAACGGAGTGACCGGAAACCTGCTTCCCAAGATCGTCGAGCAACGAGCGGTCGAGGTGCCGGCGGCCCCGGTCTACGCGCCGCCGGTTCCGGCAGCACCCGCGCCGCCGGCTGCGGTCGAGGTGGCCGACGGGTTGATCATCGACGCGACCGGTAAGAATTTCCGCCCGGCGCTGATCAATCGCATCGTGGCGAGCAACGGCTCGGTGCTATTCGAGCCCAGCAAGATCGCCCCCGAGGTCCTGGCCAAAAGGGGTTGCGGCGATTACACCAGCGATCTCGGCAAGGCCAAAGCGATCCTGGCCAATCATGGGGCCAAGAACCCGATCGTAGTGGTGGCCACGGGGGTGGTGCGCTCGACCGACGCGCAGGTCTCCGAGTCCGATGCCGCCGCCATCTTCACCAACAACGGCAAGAGCAACTTCCTGGAATCCGCCAAGGTCGTCTTCGTCCTGTAGGTGACCCGTGCTGCTCGCCCGCTGCATCCCGACCGCGGCTGCGCTGCTGGCGCTGGCAGCGGCGGCGTGGGCCGGAACCACGGTGGAAGCCACCGGTGAGGCGGCGATCGTACAAGACGACGTGCCCTCGGCCCGCCTCGAAGCCATCGCTCGGGCCCGCTGGCAGGCGGTCGAGAAAGTAGTGGGGGTCGAAATCAAGTCGTCGAGCTTCGTCAACAACTTCGTTCTGCTCGACGACGCGGTGATCAAGCGCGCCAACGGCGTGATTACGCAGTCGCAGCTGCTCTCCGAGGCGCGCAGCGGTGAGCTCTACAACGTGCGCTTGCGCGCCACGGTCGAGCCCGCCCCGGCGCGCTCGGCCCTTTCCGCCATCGCCCGCAACCGCGCCATCGCCGTGTTCCTCCCGACGCGCTTTCCCGACGCCAGCCTGCGCGACAGCCATGCGCTGGCCGAAGCCATCATCAGCCGGCTGACGCGCGACGGTTACGAGGTGGTCGATCTCGCCGACCGCAAGGCGGGCATTAGCCACAAGGAGCTGGAGGCAGCGATACAGCGCGACGACTACGCCAGCATGCGCTCGGTGCTCTATCGCTTCCTGACCAACGTGCTGCTGGTGGGCACGGTGGAGTTCGTCCACACCGGCAAGCGCGGCGACGACAGCGGCTTCGGCCGTTTGGCCTTCGAGATCGTAACCGCGCACGTTACCTACCGCGTCGTCGGCGGTGACGACGCCGGGCTGCGAAAGATTCTGGCCAGCGGCCACGAGACCGACAAAGGCGGCGGCTCCAGTGTTACCCAGGCCACGCAGCGAGCGATGGAGGAACTGGCAAAGTCGGCGAGCGTGAAGATTACCGACGAGATCCGCCGCAACGTGCGCGGCAGTGGCCGCGTGCGGGTGGCGGTAGAGGGGGTGACCTCGCTCGGCAGCGACCAGGCGGTGCGCGAAACCTTGCAGGCGATTGCCTGGGTGGGTGGCGTCGAGGGTGTGCGCCTGGGCGAATACCTCGTCGAGTACCCCGAGCGCCCGCTGTATCTGGCGGCCAGCCTGGATCACAAGCCAGGATTCCGCGTCACTGATTTTACCCCGTCATCGGTCAGCGCCCGCTATCAGGCGCCTTGAGGGAGAAGTGGCGCGCCCAGACCCGCAGCCAGAGGAGCCCGGCGCCGCAGGTTGGGCCGGTGCGCCAGCGCTGGCCACGCACCGAGCGCGAAGCGCGGCGCAGGGGCGAAAAGCCGGCCGGGGCCGCGCCGGTGGGGTTGCCGGCGGCCCATTGCCGGTTGTGCTTGTCCTGCGGCTGGCATTGTTGGCGGCGATGCTGGTAGCGGGCGCGGCGCGCGCCGGTGCGCAGAGCTTCAGCTCGACCTTCGTGGCCCGCTGGAACTTGAGTCACGGGAAGTACTTGGTCGATATCGGGCAGTACCTCGAGGCGATGGAGGCTTTTGACACCGCGATCGAGATGGCCAGTGCGGTCGAAGTTCGCACCGAGGCCTGGCTGCAGAAGGCCGCCGTGCTATCGCTCTTCCTCGATGCTCCGGAAGACGCCATTCGCCTTTACGATGAGCTGGTGGCGCAATATCCGAGTAGCAGTGATGCCGAGGCGGCCCTGTTTCGCGCTGCCATGGTGCTGTTCGACCGCGGCCAGTACCAACGTGCCGCCCAGTACTTCGAGCGCTACCTCAAGCGCTATCCGCAAGGCCAATCGCGCGCCAGCGCCGAGTTCTTGTTGCAGCAAAGCCGCACCAAGGTGGCGGTAACGCCGCCGCCGGCAGTGGCGCCGCCGTCGATCACCGAGGTGCGGGTGCGTGTATTGAAAGGGCACAGCAACGTGCGGATCGACTCGGACGGCGGGCTGGTGCTGACGCCGCCGACCGCCGGTAGTCCGGCCGGCCGGGTCGTCGATCTCTCGGTGCGCAGCGGGCTCGTGAGCGTCGGCGGCCGGGCCGGTGTGCAGGAAGTCACCATCAGTGGTTCAGACCCCAGCAAGCCGCTCGCCGTTCGCGCCGGCCGCACCACCCGCCACTACCACGGCCGCCTGAGCGTGCGCTGCGCCGGCAACGTGCTGCTGCTCGTCAACCACGCGGGGATCGAGGAGTACTTGTACGGCGTCGTCACCAAGGAATCGGGGGCGTCGTGGCCGGCGGAGGCGTTGAAGGCACAGGCCATCGCCTCGCGCAGCTACGCCCTCTATCAGGCGCAGCACCGCCGGGAGCGCGACTACGACATGGTGGACGACGAGGGCTCCCAGGTCTACGGCGGAGTCGAGGGCGAAACCAAGGCCAGTAGGCGCGCCGTTGACGATACCCGCGCCCAGGCGCTGGCTCACGGGGGGCGGCCGATCTACGCCATGTTCACCGCCAACGCCGGCTGGCATACCGGTGATCCCAAGATCATTTTCAATCAGCCGTTGCCGTATCTGGTTGCGACGCCGGACCCCTACAGCCCGGAAGAGCAACTGGGGCGGTGGACGCGCCGGCATAGCGCCGCCGAGGTCCGCCGCGCCCTTGCCGAAGTGCTGCGCGAGCCGCTGGGGGAGATCCGTGACATCCGGCCGGTCCTGACCTGCCCGTCCGGGCGTATCGTTCGAGTCGCGATCGTGGACGATCGCGGCGCCCACGAGATGCGCACCCGCCCGACCCTCGGCCGGGCTTTGAACCTGCCCGACATCCTGCTCAACGTGCGGCGCGAAGGCGATCACTTCGTCTTTGCCGGCGGCGGCTTCGGCCACGGCGTCGGCTTGTCGCAATGGGGCGCCAAGAACATGGCCGACAAGGGTTTCAGCGCCAAGGACATTCTTGCCTTCTATTACCGCGGGGCCGAGATCCGGACCTTCGAGTAGCGCCATACTGGAGCCGTCGCTCGGTTCCGAAGGGCTGTGGGCCGGTAGCCACGGGCGCCGCCGCACCACGGCTTCGCCTCAATGCCAGCATTGACCCGAATCATGTTTCTTGCCAGTGTGGGTCATCGGCAAACAAACGTTCGTTTGGATATTGCAACTACGGGTTATGATTCGGATCAAGGGAGGGCAATGTGTACGTTGACTTAGCCCCTCAGCAACGGGCGTTGCAGGCCGAGTTGCGGCAGTACTTCACCAGCATTCTCACCCCCGAGCTACAAACCGAACTTCACGGCAGCGAGGGTGGTGGACCGCTCTACAAGCAGGCGATCAAGAAGATGGGCGCCGATGGCTGGCTCGGCATCGGTTGGCCCAAGGAGTACGGCGGCCAGGGCCGGTCGCCGATCGAGCAGTTCATTTTCTTCGACGAAGGCGAGCGCGCGGGTATTCCGATTCCGTTCCTCACCCTCAACACCGTCGGCCCGACCATCATGAAGTTCGGCACTGACGCGCAGAAGCAGCAATTCCTCCCTGCCATCCTGCGCGGTGAAGTGTACTTTGCGATCGGCTACTCCGAGCCGAGCGCCGGCACCGACCTGGCGGCGCTGCGCACGCGCGCGGTGCGCGACGGCGACGACTACGTCATCAACGGCAACAAGGTGTTCACCAGCCTGGCCGATTACGCCGATTACATCTGGCTGGCGGCGCGCACCGACCCCAACGCGCCCAAGCACAAGGGCATTTCGATCTTCCTGGTGCCGGCTTCCGCGCCCGGGGTGAAGATAACGCCAATCTGGACGGTGAGCGGCTTGAAGACCAACGCGACCTACTACGAGGACGTGCGTGTGCCGGCCTCCAGTTTAGTCGGTGCTGAGAACCTGGGCTGGCGCCTGATCACCAATCAGCTCAACTTCGAGCGCATCGCGCTGACGACGCCCGGCCCGCTGGAACGGCTGCTCAATGACGTACGCCGCTGGACCCAGGCCACGAAGCTGCCCGACGGCCGCCGCGTCATCGACCAAGAGTGGGTGCAGGTGAACCTCGCCCGGGTGCGCGCCAAGCTGGAGTTCCTGCGCCTGATGAACTGGAAGGTGGCCTGGGCGCTGACGCAGCGGGCGGTGAATCCGGCCGATTCCTCGGCCGTGAAGGTCTTTGCCACCGAGTTCTTTATCGAGGCCTACCGGCGCTTGAGCGAAGTGATCGGACAACGCGCCACGCTGAGAGGTGACTCGGCCGACGCAGTGCTGCGCGGCCGCATCGAGTACTTGTCGCGCGCGGCGACCATCCTGACCTTCGGCGGCGGCACCAACGAGATCCAGCGCGACCTGATTGCCATGTTGGGCCTCGGCATGCCGAGTGCGACCCGATGAGCGACGACAAAGCGAGGACACACCGTGAGTGAGACTGAAACCGCGAAGCCCTCAACCGACAAGGCGGCCTTGCTGCAGCGGCTGCGTACCTACGTCGGCCGTGAGGCCGGCCCGGCGTTTACGGCGCGTGATCCGGTGAATCAGCCGATGATCCGCCACTGGTGCGACGCCGTCGGCGACACCAACCCGGTGTACACTGACCCCGAGTTTGCCGCACGCTCGATCCACAAGGGTATCGTCGCGCCGCCGACGATGATGCAGGCGTGGACCATGCGCGGCCTGATGCCGCCGCCGAAGGAACCCGACACGCTGAATCAACTGCTCGGCATCCTTGCCGAAGCGAGCTTCACCTCGGTGGTCGCTACCAACTGCGAGCAGGAATATGTGCGCTACGTGCGCCCCGGCGACCTGCTCACGGCAACCACGATCATCGAGGAGGTGTCCGAAGAGAAGCAAACCGCGCTCGGTGCCGGCCACTTCGTCTCGATTCCGACCACGTTCCGCGATCAGCAGGGCGAGGTTGTCGGAAAGATGCAGTTCCGGATTCTATTGTTCCGCCCGGCCCAAGCCGCCGCGGCGCCCGCAGCCGAAGGCGGCGCGCCGGCCAAACCCCGCCGGCCACGGCCGGTCATCTGCCCGGACAACGCCTTCTTCTGGGACGGCGTCAAGCGTAAGGAGCTGCTCATCCAGCGCTGCACCGGCTGCGGCGCGCTACGCCATCCGCCGCGGCCGATGTGCCCGTCGTGCCAGTCGCTGGCGTGGGACGCCGTCAAGGCCAGCGGCCGCGGCACGGTGTACAGCTTTGTGGTGATTCATCACCCACCGTTCCCACCGTTCGACTACCCTCACGTAGTGGCGGTCGTAGACTTGGCAGAGGGCACGCGCCTGGTGGCGAACCTGATCGGCATCGATCCCAAAGCCGTCACCATCGGCATGCCGGTGCAGGTCGACTTCGTGGCGGTCGATGAAGAGCTGACCCTGCCGCAATTCCGGCCGGCAGCCTGAGGCAGCCCATGGATTTTTCGTTCACTGAAGACCAGAACGCCTTGCGTGATCTCGCGCGCAAGATCCTGGAAGATCACGTCACTCACGACCGCCTCAAGCAAGTCGAGGCGCAGCCGGATTGGTTCGATCGCGCTGTCTGGGGTGAGCTGGCGAAGGCCAATCTCCTTGGTGTCTCGTTGCCGGAAGATGCCGGCGGCAGCGGTCTCGGCCTGATCGAGCTTTGCGTCCTGCTCGCCGAAGTGGGCCGCGTGGTCGCGGCGATTCCTGCGCTGCCGGCGCTGGTATTGGGTGCGCTGCCGATTGCCGAGTTCGGCACCGCCGAGCAGCGGCAGCGCTACCTGCCGGGCGTGGCCAACGGCACCAGCCTGCTGACCGCGGCGTTGATCGAGGTCGATAACGAAGAGCCGGCACGGCCGCTGGTGACGGCGAAGCGCGACGGTGCTAACTGGCGGCTCGACGGCATCAAGACTTGCGTGCCGGCGGCCCACTTGGCCGAGCGCCTCCTCGTGCCGGCCCGGACCGGCGAGCGCACCGCCGGCATGTTTCTGGTCGACCCGCGGGCTGCGGGCGTCGAGCTGACCCGGCAGCAGGCCACCAATCACGAGCCGCAATGCCGCATGACCCTCTCAGGCGCGCTCGTCACCGGTGGTGATGTGCTGGGCGATCCGACCGGCGGCGCCGCGATCGCCGACTGGACGGTCGCGCGCGCGCTGCTCGGGTTGTGCGCGCTACAGGCGGGCGTGACCGAGCGTGCGGTGCAGATGACCGCCGACTACACCAAGACGCGCGAGCAGTTCGGCCGGCCGATCGGCTCGTTTCAGGCCGTCGCCCACCGGGCGGCTGACATGTACATCGACGCCGAGGCTATCAGACTGACGATGTGGCAAGCGGCCTGGCGCTTGGCGGCGGGGCTCCCCGCCGCGGAGGAATTGGCGATCGCCAAGTTCTGGGCGGCAGAGGCGGGCCACCGCGTCGTCTACGCCGCGCAGCATCTCCATGGCGGCATCGGCGTCGACATCGATTATCCCATCCACCGTTACCTGCTGTGGGCGAAGGCGATCGAGCTCACGCTCGGCGGCGCCACGGCGCAGCTGCTGCGCCTGGGCGCCGCGATGGCGCAGGCGGCCTGAGCACGGAGTACCTATGACAGCACCTCGACTGACAACTTTACGCTTCAACCAGGTGAAGGTGGGCGACAAGCTGCCGGAGCTGAGCGTCGAACTGACCCCGACGGTTATCGTCGCGACGGCGATCGCTTCGCGCGATTACCAGGACGTCCACCACGACTACCACATGGCGCGCAAGCGCGGCGTGCCGGAAATCTTCATGAACATCCTCAGCACCAACGGCTTCGTCGGCCGCTTCATCACCGATTGGGCCGGACCGGAAGCGATCTTGAAAAAGGTCGGCATCAAGCTCGGCGCCCCGAATTTCGCCGGCGACACGATGAAGATGAGCGGCAGCGTCACCGCCAAGCACGACGCAGAGAAGGTGGTCGAGGTGGAGGTCGTGGGCAAGAACAGTTACGGAAACCACGTCACCGGCACGGTCCGCGTGATGCTGCCGGAGGCGTAAGCCATGCGCACGATCAAGGATCAAGCCGCCATCGTCGGCATCGGCGCTACCGACTTCTCGAAGAACTCCGGCCGCTCGGACCTGCGGCTGGCAGCCGAATGCGTCAAGGCCGCCCTCGACGACTGCGGGCTCAAGCCCAGCGAGGTCGACGGCATGACCACTTTCTCGCTCGACTTCAGCGACGAGATCGAAGTCGCGCGCAGCGTCGGCATCGGCAACCTCAAGCTGTTCAGCCGCGTGCCCCACGGCGGCGGCGCGGCTACCTCGCTGATGCACCAGGCGGCGATGGCAATCGCCACCGGCATTTGCGACGTGGTGGTCTGCTACCGCGCGCTCAACGGGCGCTCGGGCCAGCGCTATAGCGAAGGCGTCGCCGGCGGGGTTGCCACCTCGGACCTGATCCACTGGGGCTGGTACATGCCCTACGGCCTGTTCACGCCTGCCAGTTGGGTAGCGATGTTCACTCAGCGTTACAATCATCAGTACGGCCTGAGCAGCGAGGACCTCGGCCGGGTGGCGGTGTCGACGCGCACTTACGCCGTCAACAACCCGGCAGCGTTCTTCTACGGCAAGCCGCTGACGTTGGCGGAGCACCAGGCGTCGCGCTGGATCGTCGAGCCGCTACACCTGTTCGACTGCTGCCAGGAAACCGACGGCGGCTGTGCCGTGGTGATCACCACCCCCGAGCGGGCGCGAGACTTGAAGCAGCCGCCGGCCATCATCCGCGGCGTGTCGCAGGGCGCCGGCCCGGATCAGGAGGTGATGACCAGCTTCTACCGGCCCGACATTGCCGCCCTGCCCGAGATGGATCTGGTCGCCGAGCAGGTGTACGCGCAGTCCGGACTCGGCGCGAAGGACATCGACGCGGCGGTCATTTACGACGCCTTCAGCCCAATCGTGCTGTGGCAGCTGGAGTCGTTCGGCTTCTGCAAAGTCGGCGAGGCCAAGGACTTCGTCAAGGACGGCAACCTCGACATCGCCGGCCGGCTCCCCAGCAACACTCACGGCGGCCAGTTGAGCGAAGCGTACATCCACGGGGTGAACGGCGTGAACGAAGGCGTGCGGCTGATCCGCGGCACTTCGGTCAACCAGCCGAAGAAGCAGGTCGAGCACGTGCTGGTGACCTCTGGCGTTGGGGTGCCGACCAGTGCGATGATTCTCGGCAAGGCGTAGGCGGGCG harbors:
- a CDS encoding S-layer homology domain-containing protein, which codes for MTSASRQSVATGRWRLHALTALALIALSGCRPHVSDCVAPADDSARLYLDAMDSLERSELDAVERSLDRLLHCQPDFHAAVSARALALALRARAAGDPSQRAAYQQRARAELAAGEARVRNATERFLHGVTAIRTLTVLQDSQWLASASEAYEATRALSPEEPSLLYYREREALPYFMAEALAAAGEYEKARALYAEVFARHGVGRWNGQAEAAWRRTDKIVRATGGITPHGLGRKIAAQPSLSRAQLAAVLVEELELGKILDERVGTARGTRRAAPADVREHPYRDQIVTVLGWEVRGIELVYDAAAQAYLFQPEAAVRRKELAIVLEDLLIRITGDQSIARAFVGQEQPLFSDVQPTAAWYNACATAVSRGLLEGDLRGAFRPDDEVEGADALLALRALGQKITRK
- a CDS encoding flagellar assembly protein T N-terminal domain-containing protein, yielding MLLARCIPTAAALLALAAAAWAGTTVEATGEAAIVQDDVPSARLEAIARARWQAVEKVVGVEIKSSSFVNNFVLLDDAVIKRANGVITQSQLLSEARSGELYNVRLRATVEPAPARSALSAIARNRAIAVFLPTRFPDASLRDSHALAEAIISRLTRDGYEVVDLADRKAGISHKELEAAIQRDDYASMRSVLYRFLTNVLLVGTVEFVHTGKRGDDSGFGRLAFEIVTAHVTYRVVGGDDAGLRKILASGHETDKGGGSSVTQATQRAMEELAKSASVKITDEIRRNVRGSGRVRVAVEGVTSLGSDQAVRETLQAIAWVGGVEGVRLGEYLVEYPERPLYLAASLDHKPGFRVTDFTPSSVSARYQAP
- a CDS encoding SpoIID/LytB domain-containing protein, with protein sequence MPVVLVLRLALLAAMLVAGAARAGAQSFSSTFVARWNLSHGKYLVDIGQYLEAMEAFDTAIEMASAVEVRTEAWLQKAAVLSLFLDAPEDAIRLYDELVAQYPSSSDAEAALFRAAMVLFDRGQYQRAAQYFERYLKRYPQGQSRASAEFLLQQSRTKVAVTPPPAVAPPSITEVRVRVLKGHSNVRIDSDGGLVLTPPTAGSPAGRVVDLSVRSGLVSVGGRAGVQEVTISGSDPSKPLAVRAGRTTRHYHGRLSVRCAGNVLLLVNHAGIEEYLYGVVTKESGASWPAEALKAQAIASRSYALYQAQHRRERDYDMVDDEGSQVYGGVEGETKASRRAVDDTRAQALAHGGRPIYAMFTANAGWHTGDPKIIFNQPLPYLVATPDPYSPEEQLGRWTRRHSAAEVRRALAEVLREPLGEIRDIRPVLTCPSGRIVRVAIVDDRGAHEMRTRPTLGRALNLPDILLNVRREGDHFVFAGGGFGHGVGLSQWGAKNMADKGFSAKDILAFYYRGAEIRTFE
- a CDS encoding acyl-CoA dehydrogenase family protein, producing the protein MYVDLAPQQRALQAELRQYFTSILTPELQTELHGSEGGGPLYKQAIKKMGADGWLGIGWPKEYGGQGRSPIEQFIFFDEGERAGIPIPFLTLNTVGPTIMKFGTDAQKQQFLPAILRGEVYFAIGYSEPSAGTDLAALRTRAVRDGDDYVINGNKVFTSLADYADYIWLAARTDPNAPKHKGISIFLVPASAPGVKITPIWTVSGLKTNATYYEDVRVPASSLVGAENLGWRLITNQLNFERIALTTPGPLERLLNDVRRWTQATKLPDGRRVIDQEWVQVNLARVRAKLEFLRLMNWKVAWALTQRAVNPADSSAVKVFATEFFIEAYRRLSEVIGQRATLRGDSADAVLRGRIEYLSRAATILTFGGGTNEIQRDLIAMLGLGMPSATR
- a CDS encoding MaoC family dehydratase N-terminal domain-containing protein, which encodes MSETETAKPSTDKAALLQRLRTYVGREAGPAFTARDPVNQPMIRHWCDAVGDTNPVYTDPEFAARSIHKGIVAPPTMMQAWTMRGLMPPPKEPDTLNQLLGILAEASFTSVVATNCEQEYVRYVRPGDLLTATTIIEEVSEEKQTALGAGHFVSIPTTFRDQQGEVVGKMQFRILLFRPAQAAAAPAAEGGAPAKPRRPRPVICPDNAFFWDGVKRKELLIQRCTGCGALRHPPRPMCPSCQSLAWDAVKASGRGTVYSFVVIHHPPFPPFDYPHVVAVVDLAEGTRLVANLIGIDPKAVTIGMPVQVDFVAVDEELTLPQFRPAA
- a CDS encoding acyl-CoA/acyl-ACP dehydrogenase; its protein translation is MDFSFTEDQNALRDLARKILEDHVTHDRLKQVEAQPDWFDRAVWGELAKANLLGVSLPEDAGGSGLGLIELCVLLAEVGRVVAAIPALPALVLGALPIAEFGTAEQRQRYLPGVANGTSLLTAALIEVDNEEPARPLVTAKRDGANWRLDGIKTCVPAAHLAERLLVPARTGERTAGMFLVDPRAAGVELTRQQATNHEPQCRMTLSGALVTGGDVLGDPTGGAAIADWTVARALLGLCALQAGVTERAVQMTADYTKTREQFGRPIGSFQAVAHRAADMYIDAEAIRLTMWQAAWRLAAGLPAAEELAIAKFWAAEAGHRVVYAAQHLHGGIGVDIDYPIHRYLLWAKAIELTLGGATAQLLRLGAAMAQAA
- a CDS encoding MaoC family dehydratase produces the protein MTAPRLTTLRFNQVKVGDKLPELSVELTPTVIVATAIASRDYQDVHHDYHMARKRGVPEIFMNILSTNGFVGRFITDWAGPEAILKKVGIKLGAPNFAGDTMKMSGSVTAKHDAEKVVEVEVVGKNSYGNHVTGTVRVMLPEA
- a CDS encoding lipid-transfer protein → MRTIKDQAAIVGIGATDFSKNSGRSDLRLAAECVKAALDDCGLKPSEVDGMTTFSLDFSDEIEVARSVGIGNLKLFSRVPHGGGAATSLMHQAAMAIATGICDVVVCYRALNGRSGQRYSEGVAGGVATSDLIHWGWYMPYGLFTPASWVAMFTQRYNHQYGLSSEDLGRVAVSTRTYAVNNPAAFFYGKPLTLAEHQASRWIVEPLHLFDCCQETDGGCAVVITTPERARDLKQPPAIIRGVSQGAGPDQEVMTSFYRPDIAALPEMDLVAEQVYAQSGLGAKDIDAAVIYDAFSPIVLWQLESFGFCKVGEAKDFVKDGNLDIAGRLPSNTHGGQLSEAYIHGVNGVNEGVRLIRGTSVNQPKKQVEHVLVTSGVGVPTSAMILGKA